In one Oculatellaceae cyanobacterium genomic region, the following are encoded:
- the moaA gene encoding GTP 3',8-cyclase MoaA codes for MNPVDYLRISLIDRCNFRCQYCMPEGSELNYLLRQQLLTNEELLTLLQEVFIPVGFTKFRLTGGEPLLRPGVVDLVSAIASLPQTQDLSLTTNGFLLPHMAQDLYNAGLRRINISLDSLVAETFDQIIGNRGRSRWQEVWAGIQAAHRVGFDPLKLNVVVIPDVNEQEVVDLAALSIERQWHIRFIEFMPIGNAEMFNTRGWIPSEELRQRIRDVYGLTESQVRGNGPADIFQIPGAKGTLGFISQMSECFCDRCNRMRLSADGWLRPCLLNETNQIDLKTALRTGIAPEQLREQVGQLLAIKPEINFKQRDSGAIGAYTRTMSQIGG; via the coding sequence ACCGTTGTAACTTTCGGTGTCAGTACTGTATGCCGGAAGGGTCAGAATTAAACTATCTTCTGCGCCAACAGTTACTAACTAATGAAGAACTGCTGACGCTGCTGCAAGAAGTATTTATACCAGTAGGATTTACTAAGTTTCGTTTAACTGGTGGGGAACCGCTACTACGCCCAGGGGTGGTTGATTTGGTGAGTGCGATCGCATCTCTACCCCAAACTCAAGATTTATCCTTAACTACCAATGGCTTTTTACTCCCACACATGGCGCAAGACCTCTACAATGCTGGTCTGCGGCGAATTAATATTAGCCTAGATTCACTGGTTGCAGAAACCTTTGACCAAATTATCGGCAATCGTGGTCGCTCTCGTTGGCAGGAAGTTTGGGCTGGCATTCAAGCTGCCCACAGAGTAGGTTTTGACCCTCTCAAACTGAATGTAGTAGTAATTCCCGATGTAAATGAGCAGGAAGTTGTAGATTTAGCTGCTCTTAGTATTGAGCGCCAATGGCATATCCGCTTCATTGAATTTATGCCAATTGGCAACGCTGAAATGTTTAATACTCGTGGTTGGATACCTTCAGAAGAATTAAGACAACGCATTCGTGATGTTTATGGTTTGACAGAATCACAAGTACGTGGTAATGGCCCCGCAGATATTTTCCAAATTCCAGGTGCTAAAGGCACACTAGGATTTATTAGTCAGATGTCAGAATGTTTTTGCGATCGCTGTAACAGAATGCGCTTATCAGCCGATGGCTGGTTGCGCCCCTGTTTGCTGAACGAAACAAATCAAATTGATTTAAAAACCGCCCTCCGTACTGGCATAGCTCCAGAGCAACTCAGAGAGCAAGTGGGACAGCTACTAGCTATCAAACCAGAAATTAACTTTAAGCAACGTGACTCCGGTGCTATTGGTGCATATACACGCACAATGTCGCAAATTGGTGGCTAA